A region of Sesamum indicum cultivar Zhongzhi No. 13 linkage group LG7, S_indicum_v1.0, whole genome shotgun sequence DNA encodes the following proteins:
- the LOC105166837 gene encoding uncharacterized protein LOC105166837 isoform X1: MGVTNVLQKLERGKNAQRWWEDYRRRLRLRYLQSKHGSSTALSNSPKSSAKRFPISSAKSTLYKATAPPEPSSTSFSLQVMVELETGRGGPSSYKEKFTVVDDERRVKETEVVEGGFLDLGFTLYRVRFEVIEKEGNKEECVTRSTVEYELKEEAAANAALVSIEPLVAVMKVAADYLTKNYNNN, from the exons ATGGGCGTAACTAATGTCCTTCAAAAACTTGAAAGAGGGAAAAACGCCCAGAGATGGTGGGAAGATTATCGGAGGAGATTGAGGTTAAGGTACCTGCAGTCGAAGCATGGAAGCTCTACAGCACTCTCCAACTCGCCAAAATCGTCGGCGAAGCGCTTCCCAATTTCATCAGCAAAATCGACGTTATACAAGGCGACGGCTCCGCCGGAACCATCCTCCACCTCTTTTTCGCTCCAG GTGATGGTGGAATTGGAAACAGGGAGGGGGGGACCGTCGTCGTACAAGGAGAAGTTCACGGTGGTGGACGACGAGAGACGAGTGAAGGAAACGGAGGTGGTGGAGGGCGGGTTTTTGGATCTGGGATTTACGCTTTACAGGGTGCGATTCGAGGTGATAGAGAAGGAGGGGAACAAGGAGGAGTGCGTCACGAGATCCACCGTCGAGTATGAGTTGAAAGAGGAAGCTGCTGCGAATGCTGCTTTGGTTTCGATCGAGCCTCTGGTTGCAGTCATGAAGGTTGCTGCAGATTACTTGACCAAAAACTACAACAACAACTGA
- the LOC105166837 gene encoding S-norcoclaurine synthase 2-like isoform X2: MVGRLSEEIEVKVPAVEAWKLYSTLQLAKIVGEALPNFISKIDVIQGDGSAGTILHLFFAPGRGGPSSYKEKFTVVDDERRVKETEVVEGGFLDLGFTLYRVRFEVIEKEGNKEECVTRSTVEYELKEEAAANAALVSIEPLVAVMKVAADYLTKNYNNN, translated from the exons ATGGTGGGAAGATTATCGGAGGAGATTGAGGTTAAGGTACCTGCAGTCGAAGCATGGAAGCTCTACAGCACTCTCCAACTCGCCAAAATCGTCGGCGAAGCGCTTCCCAATTTCATCAGCAAAATCGACGTTATACAAGGCGACGGCTCCGCCGGAACCATCCTCCACCTCTTTTTCGCTCCAG GGAGGGGGGGACCGTCGTCGTACAAGGAGAAGTTCACGGTGGTGGACGACGAGAGACGAGTGAAGGAAACGGAGGTGGTGGAGGGCGGGTTTTTGGATCTGGGATTTACGCTTTACAGGGTGCGATTCGAGGTGATAGAGAAGGAGGGGAACAAGGAGGAGTGCGTCACGAGATCCACCGTCGAGTATGAGTTGAAAGAGGAAGCTGCTGCGAATGCTGCTTTGGTTTCGATCGAGCCTCTGGTTGCAGTCATGAAGGTTGCTGCAGATTACTTGACCAAAAACTACAACAACAACTGA
- the LOC105166838 gene encoding uncharacterized protein LOC105166838: MWVAVIGGLLLYLLFKYFFYEDDTLLDLDSFHANALFAVAKRLEKLYHGSKVYVGIQIPDPDSASRQNIDLVLVTDQEAVVISVKNVSGFVSSDKDGNWVCTGKHHKTEHIPNPVAETKKLVSILEEYLEQREVALPDGFLSFKVICPNPNFSAIRPDSFAPEVITYDQWKQLKPGQKNLASGWIKSVLRGGKDKMQESFCEKLNSVLSTAPISDRLELKGNRYVLGEFLEFKGKQEDLQALRKIKRSKVSRLSVQKISMLGFAHSTVQVLYTLRDYHAEGSSQREEVTVRSSTLVLFQPQNSEKPCKYKLSSVISLSLSA, encoded by the exons ATGTGGGTGGCGGTGATAGGCGGTCTGCTTCTCTACCTCCTATTCAAGTATTTCTTCTACGAAGACGACACCCTCCTCGATCTCGATTCCTTCCACGCCAATGCTCTCTTCGCCGTCGCCAAAAG GCTGGAAAAGCTTTATCATGGAAGCAAAGTCTACGTCGGCATCCAAATTCCAGACCCCGATTCCGCTTCTCGCCAGAATATTGATCTTGTTCTCGTCACTGATCA GGAGGCTGTGGTGATTTCTGTGAAGAATGTATCAGGTTTTGTATCCAGTGATAAGGATGGTAACTGGGTTTGCACCGGAAAGCACCATAAAACCGAGCATATCCCGAATCCT GTAGCTGAAACCAAAAAATTGGTTTCCATTCTTGAAGAGTATCTTGAACAAAGGGAAGTTGCTCTTCCAGACggatttttgtcctttaaagTCATATGTCCGAATCCGAACTTTAG TGCCATCCGTCCCGACTCTTTCGCGCCTGAAGTCATTACTTATGATCAGTGGAAACAATTAAAGCCCGGGCAGAAGAATTTGGCTTCTGGATGGATCAAAAGTGTACTTCGCGGTGGAAAGGATAAAATGCAGGAGTCATTTTGTGAGAAGCTTAACTCTGTCCTCAGCACCGCCCCGATTTCAGATAG GTTAGAGCTCAAAGGCAACAGGTATGTTCTAGGAGAATTTCTTGAGTTCAAAGGGAAACAAGAGGACCTTCAGGCATTGCGGAAGATCAAGAGATCAAAAGTTAGTCGGCTGAGTGTTCAGAAGATAAGCATGCTTGGTTTTG CTCATTCAACAGTCCAAGTTTTGTATACTCTTCGCGATTATCATGCAGAAGGGTCTTCGCAGAGGGAAGAAGTGACTGTTAGATCAAGCACACTAGTACTTTTTCAACCacaaaattctgaaaaacCGTGCAAGTATAAGCTTTCATCAGTTATTTCCTTGTCGTTGAGTGCCTGA
- the LOC105166839 gene encoding WEB family protein At3g02930, chloroplastic has translation MSAKPKSALSETPNTKVSPATPRISKSSRGVAKPDADSASPLPNARHSVERSPRSVPSKPTADRRSPKLSTPPDKKPTRILKPSELQAELNLAQEDLKKAKEKLVLVEKEKEKVLDELKEAQKLAEEANEKLREALVAQKRAEEDSEIEKFRAVEMEQAGIEAAQKKEEEWQKELETVRNQHAADVAALLSATEELQRVKQELAMTCDAKNQALSHAEDATKIAEAHVEKVEALSAELAHLKSVLDSRAEMEASESSKFVSELKIEIDSLRLELEKAKTLEEKLAEKEATLEQLNVDLEAAKMAESYARNLVDELNERVEELACQAEQAKRLERSASESLESIMKQLEGSNDSLHDAECEIALLKEKVGLLEISIGRQKGDLEESERRLELAKEEASEMAKKVESLTFELETVKEEKAQSLNNEKLAATSVQTLLEEKNNLINELGSSRDEEEKSKKALESLASALHEVSSEARDTKEKLLSIQVENENYEAQIEDLKLVLKATNEKYESMLDDAKQEIDALTKSLEQSKHDYQNLKAEWEQKELDLMTSVKKSEEENSSMENEISRLVNLLKMAEEEACATREEEDRWKTSFKEAESEVIYLKEVLGEAKAESMRLKEGLMDRENELQNILQENEELRKREAASQEKVEELSKLLEEALAKKQVEENGELTDSEKDYDMLPKVVEFSEQNGTGDVKPKVEPQSQQRELPPPVKNLVEVNDVSSDESVQRASEVETSNGELKDNDKEKDNQDSTEVDLKMWESCKIEEKDFSPEGEPEQESFEDELDTKAEGVESYDHVNGLSNVDNGGSSPSKQQSQKKKKPLLRKFGNLLKKKGTTNQK, from the exons ATGTCTGCCAAGCCCAA ATCTGCTCTATCTGAAACTCCAAACACTAAAGTGTCACCAGCAACTCCCCGTATCAGCAAGTCTAGCAGGGGAGTAGCTAAACCAGATGCCGATTCAGCTTCTCCACTTCCCAATGCTCGCCATTCAGTTGAGCGGTCACCAAGATCCGTTCCTTCGAAGCCTACTGCGGACAGGCGGTCGCCCAAACTCAGCACCCCGCCTGAT AAAAAGCCAACCCGCATTTTGAAGCCGTCAGAACTTCAGGCCGAATTAAATCTAGCTCAGGAAGATCTGAAGAAGGCCAAGGAGAAGTTGGTTTTggttgagaaagaaaaagaaaaggttctTGATGAATTGAAAGAAGCCCAGAAGTTGGCTGAGGAAGCAAATGAGAAGCTCAGGGAGGCATTGGTTGCTCAGAAGCGAGCAGAGGAAGATTCTGAGATTGAAAAGTTTCGAGCAGTTGAGATGGAGCAGGCAGGCATTGAAGCAGCGCAAAAGAAGGAAGAGGAATGGCAGAAAGAGCTCGAAACAGTGAGGAATCAGCATGCTGCCGATGTGGCTGCTCTTCTGTCCGCCACAGAGGAACTTCAGAGGGTGAAGCAAGAATTAGCCATGACATGTGATGCAAAAAACCAGGCACTAAGCCATGCTGAAGATGCAACAAAAATAGCTGAGGCTCATGTTGAAAAAGTCGAAGCTCTTTCTGCTGAGTTGGCCCACTTGAAATCTGTGCTTGATTCTAGAGCCGAAATGGAGGCCAGTGAGAGCAGCAAATTCGTGTCGGAATTGAAAATTGAGATAGATTCTCTGAGACTAGAACTTGAAAAGGCGAAAactttggaggaaaaattggcAGAAAAAGAGGCTACCTTAGAGCAACTTAATGTTGATCTGGAGGCTGCAAAAATGGCTGAATCTTATGCGCGTAATTTAGTGGATGAGTTGAACGAAAGGGTTGAGGAATTAGCATGTCAGGCTGAGCAAGCAAAGAGATTGGAGAGATCTGCATCAGAATCTCTGGAATCTATCATGAAACAGCTGGAAGGAAGTAATGATTCATTACATGATGCCGAATGTGAGATTGCATTGCTTAAAGAGAAAGTGGGCTTGCTGGAAATCTCAATTGGAAGGCAAAAAGGGGATTTAGAGGAGTCTGAACGTCGCCTTGAACTGGCTAAAGAAGAAGCTTCTGAAATGGCAAAGAAAGTCGAATCTCTTACATTTGAGCTTGAAACTgtaaaagaagagaaagcTCAATCTTTAAACAATGAGAAGCTTGCAGCTACTAGTGTTCAAACTCTGttggaagaaaaaaacaatctCATTAACGAGTTGGGATCTTCCAGagatgaagaagagaaaagcaAGAAGGCATTGGAAAGTTTAGCATCAGCCTTACATGAAGTTTCCTCAGAAGCACGAGATACCAAAGAAAAGCTATTGTCTATTCAAGTTGAGAATGAAAACTATGAAGCGCAAATAGAAGATCTGAAGCTGGTCCTGAAAGCAACAAATGAGAAGTATGAAAGCATGCTTGATGAtgcaaaacaagaaattgatGCTCTCACTAAGTCACTTGAACAGTCAAAGCATGATTACCAGAACTTGAAGGCTGAGTGGGAGCAGAAAGAGCTTGATTTGATGACCTCTGTGAAAAAGTCTGAAGAAGAGAACTCTTCTatggaaaatgaaattagCAGGCTGGtcaatttactaaaaatgGCAGAGGAAGAAGCCTGTGCAACAAGAGAGGAGGAGGATCGTTGGAAAACTTCCTTTAAAGAAGCTGAATCCGAGGTGATTTATCTAAAGGAAGTCCTCGGGGAAGCAAAGGCCGAGAGCATGAGACTGAAAGAGGGTTTGATGGACAGAGAAAATGAATTGCAGAACATTCTTCAGGAGAATGAGGAGCTGCGGAAAAGAGAAGCAGCTTCTCAGGAAAAGGTTGAGGAGTTATCTAAGTTGCTTGAAGAAGCTTTGGCTAAGAAGCAAGTAGAGGAAAATGGTGAGCTGACAGATAGTGAAAAAGATTATGACATGCTCCCAAAGGTGGTGGAGTTTTCTGAACAAAATGGCACGGGAGATGTGAAGCCTAAGGTGGAGCCCCAATCTCAACAGAGGGAGCTACCTCCACCTGTAAAGAACCTAGTCGAAGTTAATGATGTTTCAAGTGATGAATCCGTTCAGAGAGCCTCTGAGGTGGAGACTTCTAATGGTGAACTGAAAGATAATGACAAAGAAAAGGACAATCAGGATTCTACAGAAGTTGATCTTAAAATGTGGGAAAGCTGCAAGATCGAAGAAAAAGACTTCTCTCCTGAAGGAGAGCCGGAGCAGGAATCTTTTGAGGATGAATTGGACACAAAAGCTGAGGGTGTGGAAAGCTATGACCATGTGAACGGGCTTTCCAATGTCGACAATGGCGGAAGCTCTCCATCAAAGCAGCAGAgtcagaagaagaagaaacctTTGCTTCGTAAGTTCGGAAACCTGCTGAAGAAGAAGGGCACGACCAACCAGAAGTAA
- the LOC105166840 gene encoding uncharacterized protein LOC105166840, which produces MGGSRGGEEDDGSSKWPAWVGPLLRTSFFGQCKVHAAAHRSECNMFCLDCVNGPLCSVCLNLHKDHRPIQIRRSSYHDVIRVCEIQKYLDITGVQTYIINSAKIVFLNHRPQPRPAKGVTNTCRVCDRGLLDSFTFCSLGCKIVGTSKNFQKKKIGKEDGGSDSEESMSMNGSTKHKQVIRNKIQSFTPSTPPRTATLNYRSAKRRKGVPHRAPTGGLIIQY; this is translated from the exons ATG GGCGGCAGCCGTGGTGGGGAAGAAGATGATGGTAGCAGCAAGTGGCCGGCGTGGGTGGGGCCGCTGCTGCGGACTAGCTTCTTCGGTCAATGCAAGGTGCACGCGGCGGCGCACAGGAGCGAGTGCAATATGTTTTGCTTGGACTGCGTCAATGGACCCCTCTGTTCGGTCTGCCTCAATCTTCACAAGGATCATCGCCCCATACAG ATTCGGAGGTCATCATATCATGATGTGATAAGGGTGTGTGAGATTCAAAAGTACTTGGACATAACAGGGGTTCAGACCTACATTATCAACAGCGCCAAGATAGTGTTCCTCAACCATCGCCCTCAGCCCAGGCCAGCCAAGGGCGTCACCAACACCTGCCGTGTCTGCGACCGCGGCCTCCTCGACTCCTTCACTTTCTGCTCTCTTGGCTGCAAG ATAGTTGGGACATccaagaattttcaaaagaagaagataggAAAGGAGGATGGAGGTTCCGACTCGGAGGAGTCCATGTCCATGAATGGCAGCACAAAGCATAAACAAGTCATCAGAAACAAAATCCAGAGCTTCACTCCATCCACACCACCACGAACTGCGACCTTGAATTACAGAAGCGCGAAAAGGAGAAAGGGAGTTCCTCATAGAGCTCCCACCGGAGGCCTTATCATACAATACTGA
- the LOC105166841 gene encoding uncharacterized protein LOC105166841 produces the protein MTVLKRYVLRLFISLKYITANVVDRNNGRIVATASTVEHALKNNLECGRSCNAKAAGVVGEVLAMRLRVEGLEQGQGRGIHVDVNKEIEKKGFKNRTKIWAVVNALRNNGVKLILDDEDNVAPDSSYTYRQGE, from the coding sequence ATGACAGTGCTGAAGAGATATGTGTTGAGACTGTTCATATCATTGAAGTATATAACAGCGAATGTGGTAGACAGAAATAATGGACGCATAGTTGCAACTGCCTCAACGGTTGAACATGctctaaaaaataatcttgAATGTGGTCGTTCTTGCAATGCAAAGGCGGCAGGTGTTGTGGGAGAAGTGCTGGCAATGAGACTCAGAGTGGAGGGTCTTGAACAGGGCCAGGGAAGAGGAATCCATGTCGATGTGAATAAGGAAATCGAGAAGAAAGGTTTCAAGAATCGGACGAAGATCTGGGCGGTTGTGAATGCCCTGAGGAACAATGGAGTAAAACTTATTCTTGATGATGAGGACAATGTTGCTCCTGACTCCAGCTATACATATCGGCAAGGAGAGTAG